In Mangifera indica cultivar Alphonso chromosome 14, CATAS_Mindica_2.1, whole genome shotgun sequence, the DNA window CGACATAGGAGAAGCTGAAaacccaaataaataaaaatgttaatgatcataagaaagaaaattaagggTGTTGAGAATTATGTCATTTGCATACCTGCAACAGTGGAGTTTGCATTAGAGCCAAAGGAAACTTGAGAACCAGCAGGCACAGGTACCCCTTCAATGAAATCAgaaaaaatgcatataaatgagGCGCGGAAAACAAAAAATGCTGTATGGATCCTTAAATATGGAAACAATATACCAGAACAAGCAGAGCCATTAGCTTGAAGTCCACAAAGTGCAGGCAGCCGCAAGGCTAGTGTGGAGTTAATAGGCATATTGCTCAGGGTAGTGCTGTTAAGCAAGAGGCAAAGGCAGTCAGGTTGCTGACTGTAGACTTGCTTGAGGTTGATACAACACATTTGTGCCGGTGATGCGGTTGTGCCTTGGACAAATGGTGCACATGGGGA includes these proteins:
- the LOC123195485 gene encoding non-specific lipid transfer protein GPI-anchored 10-like isoform X2, which encodes MASVQSFPTIATTSMVILLLALPPTALSQGPATPTPPTIANCVSRMLPLSPCAPFVQGTTASPAQMCCINLKQVYSQQPDCLCLLLNSTTLSNMPINSTLALRLPALCGLQANGSACSGVPVPAGSQVSFGSNANSTVAASPMSGPEAPRPSMTRLGFSGSTGKKLKAEGEMVVVASVLVFLIAICGV
- the LOC123195485 gene encoding non-specific lipid transfer protein GPI-anchored 10-like isoform X1, with the translated sequence MASVQSFPTIATTSMVILLLALPPTALSQGPATPTPPTIANCVSRMLPLSPCAPFVQGTTASPAQMCCINLKQVYSQQPDCLCLLLNSTTLSNMPINSTLALRLPALCGLQANGSACSGILFPYLRIHTAFFVFRASFICIFSDFIEGVPVPAGSQVSFGSNANSTVAASPMSGPEAPRPSMTRLGFSGSTGKKLKAEGEMVVVASVLVFLIAICGV